From the genome of Ignavibacteriales bacterium, one region includes:
- the truA gene encoding tRNA pseudouridine(38-40) synthase TruA, giving the protein MKNYKLIIQYDGTNYAGWQIQKNSETVQQKITDAIEVVLKEKINLIGSGRTDSGVHALGQVANFRTETDIDIYRFKHSLNSVLPLDIVVSSMDEVDLEFHARFDAKKRKYLYLISQNRSPFYKNYSYFYPRKIDLQKLNILSNLLLGEKDFTSFSKKNEDIENKNCSVYKAFWCKKSELFLFTIQANRYLHGMVRTITGTLLKAQDQNDPEAFINGIFKSQNREEAFESVSAKGLFLYKVEY; this is encoded by the coding sequence TTGAAAAACTATAAACTAATTATACAGTATGATGGGACAAACTACGCTGGGTGGCAAATCCAAAAGAACTCCGAAACAGTCCAGCAAAAGATTACCGACGCAATTGAAGTTGTACTAAAAGAAAAAATTAACCTAATAGGTTCAGGAAGAACTGATTCAGGGGTGCATGCGTTAGGGCAAGTAGCAAATTTTAGAACGGAAACGGATATTGATATTTATCGATTTAAACATTCACTTAACTCGGTTTTACCATTAGATATTGTTGTTTCTTCAATGGATGAAGTTGACTTAGAATTTCACGCCAGATTTGATGCAAAAAAAAGAAAGTATTTGTATCTAATCTCACAAAACAGATCACCATTCTATAAGAATTATTCATATTTTTATCCGCGTAAAATTGATTTACAAAAATTAAATATACTTAGCAATCTCTTACTTGGTGAAAAAGATTTTACATCTTTCAGCAAAAAAAATGAAGATATTGAGAACAAAAATTGCTCAGTGTATAAAGCATTTTGGTGCAAAAAAAGTGAACTATTTTTGTTCACGATCCAAGCAAACAGGTATTTGCACGGAATGGTAAGAACAATTACCGGCACATTATTAAAGGCACAAGATCAAAATGATCCAGAAGCTTTTATTAACGGAATTTTTAAATCACAAAACCGGGAAGAAGCTTTTGAATCTGTTTCTGCTAAAGGATTATTTTTATATAAAGTGGAGTATTGA
- a CDS encoding insulinase family protein, whose product MLDRKNKPESKLEISFNLPQPTEFFLDNGLRVISIQKDKLPIVRLNLMLNAGSKYDPKNKNGLAYLTSLVMDEGADGLNALQLSDEFDMLGSSFNISTDNDLINLSLQSISENFERSIELFSKVLLKPSFYNDDFLREKKKLISRIIQSKDEPEYLADQIFDMIVLGKSNNYSFPVSGYEETVASISVDEIKNYYQNYFFPSNAALIVVGNITQNDLLRLLNKYFSNWQNVQKDISFSATSNNPDKKIYLYHKEGSVQTEIRVGHITEKRNQKDFFQRYLLNTILGGQFTSRINLNLRERNGYTYGATSRFQYFKDTAFFEVSTSVGIENTANAVREILFELDNIRNGVGDVEVEFAKSSITKKFPLNFETYRQIASGIAGKILYNLPDSYFETYIQNVNAVSKTEVDKAAKDFIINDKLTIVLVGDKNLLINNLNEMKIEIVEVNLFGEVI is encoded by the coding sequence ATGCTAGATAGAAAAAATAAGCCTGAATCAAAATTAGAAATTAGTTTCAATCTTCCTCAGCCAACAGAATTTTTCTTGGACAATGGATTACGAGTAATATCCATCCAGAAAGATAAGCTTCCAATAGTAAGATTAAACCTAATGCTTAATGCTGGCAGCAAATATGACCCTAAAAATAAAAATGGATTAGCATACTTAACCTCGCTTGTTATGGATGAAGGTGCAGATGGATTAAATGCATTACAATTAAGTGATGAATTTGATATGCTTGGTTCAAGCTTCAATATTTCTACTGATAATGATCTTATAAATCTAAGCCTGCAAAGTATTTCAGAAAACTTTGAAAGATCAATAGAATTATTCAGTAAAGTTTTACTTAAACCATCTTTTTATAATGATGATTTTTTGAGAGAAAAAAAGAAACTAATTTCAAGAATAATTCAAAGTAAAGATGAGCCTGAATATTTAGCTGATCAAATTTTTGATATGATTGTTTTAGGTAAATCAAACAATTACTCATTTCCTGTTTCCGGATATGAAGAAACTGTAGCTTCAATTTCAGTAGATGAAATTAAAAATTATTATCAAAATTATTTCTTCCCTTCAAATGCTGCTTTAATTGTTGTAGGAAATATAACGCAAAATGATCTTTTGCGTTTGCTTAACAAATATTTTTCTAACTGGCAAAATGTTCAGAAAGATATTTCATTTTCTGCAACATCAAATAATCCAGACAAAAAAATATATTTGTATCATAAAGAAGGATCTGTTCAAACCGAAATCCGCGTTGGACACATAACTGAAAAAAGGAATCAAAAAGATTTTTTTCAAAGATATTTACTTAATACAATTTTAGGAGGACAGTTTACAAGTAGAATAAATCTTAATCTGCGCGAACGAAACGGATACACTTACGGAGCAACGTCTAGATTTCAATATTTTAAGGATACAGCTTTTTTTGAAGTTTCAACTTCTGTGGGAATTGAAAACACAGCTAATGCAGTAAGAGAAATTCTTTTTGAATTGGATAATATTCGTAATGGAGTCGGTGATGTTGAAGTTGAATTTGCAAAATCTTCTATCACAAAAAAATTTCCGCTTAACTTTGAGACTTATCGGCAGATCGCTTCAGGCATTGCCGGAAAAATATTATATAATCTACCGGACAGTTATTTTGAGACCTATATTCAAAACGTAAATGCTGTTTCAAAAACAGAAGTAGATAAAGCAGCTAAGGATTTTATAATAAATGATAAACTTACAATCGTTCTTGTGGGTGATAAAAATTTATTGATTAATAATCTAAATGAAATGAAAATTGAGATTGTAGAAGTAAACTTGTTTGGGGAAGTAATATAA
- a CDS encoding insulinase family protein, whose protein sequence is MNHLNLDCIKGKLTNGLEYILYQDKSVPLVSVNIWYKVGSAYETMGKTGLAHLFEHMMFQGSENVPKEMHFRYIQEAGGTLNGSTSTDKTNYYEKLPANYLELALWLESDRMGYFLPALTQEKLDNQKDVVKNERLERYDNQPYGLAWELINTNLYPENHPYSWSTIGFLIDIESYTLDDVKNFFKKYYAPNNACLVVAGDFEKDNAVKLIEKYFGTIEPFESNHKPESNKVTLEENILIEHRDNVQLDRIYLAWHSDLIFGKDDSSLEVAADILTGSKNSRLYKKLVFDLQIAQDVTAFQYSGKFGGQFMIISTAQPGIKLDELKKIILDEVSKFSSKDVTDSELEKSKNGIKAQFVFAMQNLDTVADYLNHYNYYLNEPNSFSRDLERYNNVDKLSIQTAVKNYLTKPFVELRITPKREL, encoded by the coding sequence TTGAATCATCTAAATCTTGATTGCATAAAAGGAAAACTAACAAACGGACTTGAATATATTTTATATCAAGATAAATCAGTGCCGCTTGTTTCGGTAAACATTTGGTACAAAGTCGGATCAGCTTATGAAACAATGGGTAAAACCGGCTTAGCACATTTATTTGAACATATGATGTTTCAAGGTTCGGAAAATGTTCCAAAAGAAATGCACTTCCGTTATATCCAAGAAGCTGGTGGAACTTTAAATGGTTCAACATCAACAGACAAAACAAACTATTATGAAAAACTTCCTGCTAATTATTTAGAACTTGCACTCTGGCTTGAATCAGATAGAATGGGATATTTTTTACCTGCTTTAACTCAAGAAAAACTGGATAATCAAAAAGATGTTGTAAAAAATGAAAGATTGGAACGATATGACAATCAGCCTTATGGATTAGCTTGGGAATTAATAAACACAAATTTATATCCGGAAAATCATCCATATAGTTGGTCAACAATAGGATTCTTAATAGATATTGAAAGTTACACACTTGATGATGTAAAAAACTTTTTCAAGAAATACTATGCTCCAAATAACGCCTGTCTTGTAGTTGCCGGAGATTTTGAAAAAGATAATGCAGTAAAACTTATAGAAAAATATTTTGGCACAATTGAACCATTTGAATCGAATCATAAACCTGAATCAAATAAAGTAACTTTAGAAGAAAATATTTTAATTGAGCATAGAGATAATGTTCAGCTTGATAGAATTTATCTCGCCTGGCATTCAGATTTAATTTTTGGGAAAGATGATTCCTCTTTAGAAGTTGCAGCGGATATTTTAACTGGTTCCAAAAATTCTCGTCTTTATAAAAAATTAGTATTTGATTTACAGATAGCACAGGATGTTACAGCTTTTCAATATTCCGGAAAATTTGGCGGACAGTTTATGATCATTTCAACCGCTCAACCAGGGATTAAACTTGATGAGTTAAAAAAAATAATTTTGGATGAAGTGAGTAAATTTTCATCTAAAGATGTTACTGATAGCGAACTGGAAAAATCTAAAAACGGAATTAAAGCGCAGTTTGTGTTTGCAATGCAAAATCTTGATACTGTTGCCGATTATCTTAATCATTATAACTATTATTTGAATGAACCAAATTCCTTTTCTCGCGATCTTGAACGCTACAACAATGTGGATAAACTTTCAATACAAACTGCTGTTAAAAATTATCTGACAAAACCATTTGTAGAACTTCGTATCACACCCAAGAGAGAATTATAA
- a CDS encoding 3-oxoacyl-ACP reductase FabG produces MFNLNSKKILITGGSKGIGAACVKYFCMAGAAVAFTYNSNPGLAARLEKRFSKISKCKAYKVDISNEDEIKSTVNSVLKDFGRIDVLVNNAGIWKEGKITKMKLSEWEETIKTNLTSTFLFTQIVSRFMKLKRYGKIINISSTAGQRGEANYSHYAASKGGMISFTKSLAAELGPFNINVNSVAPGWVLTDMSKSVLSNKKNLDEELKKIPIGRIATADDIAGPVIFLASDLSRHINGEVLNVNGGSVLVG; encoded by the coding sequence ATGTTCAATCTAAATTCTAAAAAAATATTAATTACTGGTGGCTCAAAAGGGATTGGTGCAGCCTGCGTTAAGTATTTTTGTATGGCGGGTGCTGCAGTTGCGTTTACATACAACTCTAATCCCGGGCTAGCTGCCAGATTAGAAAAACGATTTTCAAAAATTTCTAAATGTAAAGCATACAAGGTTGATATTAGCAATGAAGATGAAATTAAAAGTACTGTTAATTCCGTTTTAAAAGATTTTGGAAGAATTGATGTTTTAGTTAATAATGCCGGTATTTGGAAAGAAGGCAAAATTACAAAGATGAAACTTTCTGAATGGGAAGAAACTATAAAAACAAATCTTACATCTACATTTTTATTTACACAAATCGTTAGCCGCTTTATGAAATTAAAAAGATATGGCAAGATTATTAATATATCATCAACTGCAGGTCAGCGTGGTGAAGCAAATTACTCGCACTATGCCGCTTCTAAAGGCGGAATGATATCTTTTACAAAATCACTTGCAGCTGAACTTGGTCCCTTTAATATAAATGTAAATAGTGTTGCTCCAGGCTGGGTTTTAACCGATATGTCTAAAAGTGTTTTATCAAATAAAAAAAATCTTGACGAAGAATTGAAAAAAATACCAATAGGTAGAATAGCCACTGCAGATGATATTGCAGGTCCAGTTATCTTTCTCGCCTCTGATTTATCAAGACACATAAATGGAGAAGTATTAAACGTTAACGGCGGCTCAGTTTTAGTTGGATAA
- a CDS encoding TonB-dependent receptor produces MINRYTLLSFFVVLLITFTLMQTNAFAQGVTTAAMNGMVVDSKGDPLPGANIIAVHTPSGTQYGTTSRIDGKYNLNGLRTGGPYKVTVSFVGYRPQIFEGQMLQLGQNIKLDYTLYEEALELGDITVVGEKNAILSNNRTGAEQNVTARDIELVPSIGKNFGDFAKLSPQANGNSSSIASRNNRYNNIQIDGTQYNDLFGLGATGAPGGQAGTTPISIDAIQEFQVIVAPYDVRYGGFTGGGVNAITRSGTNKWSGSIFGYGRNQSLVGKGAFITDDPATTTDEQKYPDFKEYAVGFRLGGPIVKDKLFFFANGEITRKDQPLSNISLVTGKSTVDSLARRFSEILLSKGMDPGTYGASTVEQPSQKFFFRLDLNQSENHKLTLRHNVVSAYNDILASRNSNNSLSFNTFAYRIRNITNSTVLQVNSNFGNNLTNELILGFTSIRDRRSGITDKTPEVRVTKEDAILIAGPDRFSSANELDQDVFELSDNFSAYLGNHVLTVGTHNEFFTFRNLFVRSFYGYYEFNTLTDLANSTPSYYQRQFAQDLSGGKPSARFSVNQLGFYVQDEWTVAPKFKLTFGVRADIPFLPTEPAYNDSVAKYFPGYSTGDVPNGNVMFSPRLGFNWDVMGDRTLQVRGGVGVFTGRPAYVWMSNNYGNSGKLIAEVNQATGGNVGFSVDPYNQPGVGDPGTGAPNLRSEIDLVDPNFKWPQILRANLGVDKQLPLDMIGTVEFMYSKAINDLIYEKLNLGQNTTTIPGENRTRYSGTQSYNNFFDVLLLKNTDQGYQYNFTVQLQRNVPLGLSFNTAYTYGVSKDVNSVLSSQAQSQIRYNPIYNNPNDPPLTTSSFDLGHRGFISASYTQEFFANSPTTVSVFYNIQSGRPFSYTVNGDLNNDGLNGNDLFFIPASADDILVGAVTGGVYVENAGQKADLMAFIENDEYLSGNKGQISERNAARNPWNDDLDLRISQSLGIQGIGRFELSLDIINVFNLVNSEWGWFQTTPQDTYTIVTLNGTDPATGKPVYRFSKPATNTAWSPSDLLSRWQMQLGLRYSF; encoded by the coding sequence ATGATCAATCGTTATACATTGCTATCATTTTTCGTAGTGTTGCTTATAACATTTACTCTTATGCAAACTAATGCATTTGCACAAGGCGTTACCACAGCAGCTATGAATGGAATGGTAGTTGACTCGAAAGGCGACCCATTACCGGGTGCTAATATTATTGCTGTTCATACTCCATCAGGAACACAATATGGAACTACTTCACGTATAGATGGAAAATATAACCTTAACGGTCTTAGAACTGGTGGTCCTTATAAAGTTACTGTATCATTTGTAGGATACAGACCACAGATTTTTGAAGGTCAGATGCTTCAATTGGGACAAAATATAAAATTAGATTACACTTTATATGAAGAAGCACTTGAGCTTGGTGACATAACCGTAGTTGGTGAAAAGAATGCTATTCTTTCTAACAATAGAACCGGTGCTGAACAAAATGTTACTGCTAGAGATATTGAATTAGTTCCTTCAATTGGTAAAAACTTCGGTGATTTTGCTAAATTATCTCCACAAGCTAATGGGAACAGCAGTTCTATAGCGAGTAGAAACAATCGTTATAACAATATCCAGATTGATGGTACACAGTACAATGATTTATTTGGTCTCGGTGCAACAGGTGCTCCTGGTGGACAAGCAGGTACAACTCCTATTAGTATTGATGCTATACAGGAATTTCAAGTTATTGTTGCTCCTTATGATGTTAGATACGGCGGCTTTACTGGCGGTGGTGTTAATGCAATCACTAGAAGTGGTACTAACAAATGGTCCGGTTCAATTTTTGGATATGGAAGAAATCAGTCTTTAGTTGGGAAGGGTGCATTTATCACTGATGATCCTGCTACTACAACTGATGAACAAAAATATCCTGATTTTAAGGAGTATGCAGTTGGATTCAGACTTGGTGGTCCAATTGTTAAAGATAAACTATTCTTCTTTGCAAATGGTGAAATAACCAGAAAAGATCAACCATTAAGCAATATATCTTTAGTTACAGGTAAATCAACTGTCGATTCATTAGCCAGAAGATTTTCTGAAATTTTACTAAGCAAGGGCATGGATCCAGGTACTTACGGTGCCTCAACAGTTGAGCAGCCAAGTCAAAAATTCTTTTTCAGATTAGATCTTAACCAATCTGAAAATCATAAACTTACTTTAAGACATAATGTTGTTTCTGCATATAACGATATTTTAGCTAGCAGAAATTCTAATAACTCATTATCATTTAACACGTTTGCCTACAGAATTAGAAATATAACTAACTCTACTGTACTGCAAGTAAATAGTAATTTTGGTAATAATTTAACAAATGAATTAATTCTTGGCTTTACATCTATAAGAGATAGAAGATCTGGTATTACAGATAAAACTCCTGAAGTTAGAGTTACAAAAGAAGATGCAATTTTAATTGCAGGTCCTGATAGATTTTCATCGGCAAACGAACTTGACCAGGATGTTTTTGAGTTATCAGATAACTTTTCTGCATACCTTGGTAACCACGTTCTGACTGTTGGAACTCACAACGAGTTTTTCACTTTTAGAAATTTATTTGTTAGATCATTTTATGGATATTATGAATTTAATACCTTAACAGATCTTGCAAATAGTACCCCAAGTTATTATCAAAGACAATTTGCACAAGATCTAAGTGGTGGTAAACCATCAGCTAGATTTAGCGTAAATCAGCTTGGTTTTTATGTTCAGGATGAATGGACGGTTGCTCCTAAATTTAAATTAACTTTTGGTGTTAGAGCTGATATTCCATTTCTGCCAACAGAACCTGCATATAATGATTCAGTTGCAAAATACTTCCCTGGCTATTCAACTGGGGATGTCCCTAACGGAAACGTAATGTTTTCCCCAAGATTAGGCTTCAACTGGGATGTTATGGGTGATAGAACATTACAGGTTCGTGGTGGTGTTGGAGTATTTACCGGCAGACCAGCTTATGTTTGGATGTCAAACAATTATGGTAATTCAGGTAAACTTATTGCTGAAGTTAACCAGGCTACTGGTGGTAATGTTGGGTTTTCTGTTGATCCATACAATCAACCAGGTGTTGGTGATCCTGGAACAGGTGCTCCTAATTTAAGATCAGAAATTGATCTTGTTGACCCAAATTTCAAATGGCCTCAAATATTAAGAGCGAATTTAGGTGTTGATAAACAATTACCGTTGGATATGATTGGAACAGTTGAGTTTATGTATTCTAAAGCAATTAATGATTTGATTTATGAAAAATTAAACTTAGGACAAAATACAACAACTATTCCTGGTGAAAACAGAACAAGATACAGTGGTACACAATCGTATAATAACTTCTTCGATGTACTATTATTAAAGAATACAGATCAGGGATATCAATATAACTTTACTGTTCAACTGCAAAGAAATGTACCTCTTGGCTTATCTTTTAATACAGCTTATACATATGGTGTTTCTAAAGATGTTAATAGTGTATTGTCTTCACAGGCACAATCACAAATCAGATACAATCCTATATACAATAATCCAAATGATCCACCATTGACCACATCTAGTTTTGATCTTGGACATAGAGGATTCATCTCTGCATCATATACGCAAGAATTTTTTGCTAATTCACCAACAACAGTATCTGTATTTTACAATATTCAATCCGGTCGTCCGTTCTCATATACCGTTAACGGAGATTTGAATAATGATGGGCTAAATGGAAATGATCTTTTCTTTATCCCTGCTAGTGCTGACGATATATTGGTTGGTGCTGTTACAGGCGGCGTTTATGTAGAAAACGCAGGACAGAAAGCTGATTTAATGGCATTTATTGAGAATGATGAATACTTATCAGGAAACAAAGGTCAGATATCAGAAAGAAATGCTGCAAGAAATCCATGGAATGATGATCTTGATCTTCGCATTTCTCAATCATTAGGTATACAAGGAATTGGACGTTTTGAATTGTCTCTTGATATCATAAACGTTTTCAACCTGGTTAATAGCGAATGGGGATGGTTTCAAACAACTCCTCAAGATACTTATACTATCGTAACTTTAAATGGCACGGATCCAGCAACTGGCAAACCAGTTTATAGATTTAGTAAACCAGCCACTAATACAGCCTGGTCACCTTCAGATCTATTATCACGCTGGCAGATGCAATTAGGATTGAGATACTCATTCTAA
- a CDS encoding enoyl-CoA hydratase/isomerase family protein, whose product MNYKNLVLDVNEHIAVLTLNRPEKLNALNHETLTELQQAFEKLRTDDNIFVVILTGSGEKAFIAGADISEINKLNLLDGKKFAEFGQSVFSMIEKFDKPVIAAVNGFALGGGCELALACHIRLASENAKFGQPEVNLGIIPGYGGTQRLTRLINSGRAAEMILTADMIDASEALRMGLVNKVYPQSELQSKAFEMAAKIASKGQQAIRFALKSIKVVDEVSSHEGQNMEAAMFALCCGTEDFKEGTQAFLEKRKPVFIHK is encoded by the coding sequence ATGAATTACAAAAATCTTGTACTAGATGTTAATGAACACATTGCTGTTCTAACTTTAAATCGTCCTGAAAAATTAAATGCTCTTAATCACGAAACTTTAACAGAACTGCAACAAGCTTTTGAGAAGTTAAGAACTGATGATAATATTTTTGTTGTGATCTTAACAGGAAGCGGTGAAAAAGCATTTATTGCGGGTGCTGATATCTCCGAAATTAATAAGCTAAATCTGCTGGATGGAAAAAAGTTTGCGGAATTTGGTCAGTCTGTTTTTTCAATGATTGAAAAATTTGATAAACCTGTAATAGCCGCAGTAAATGGATTTGCTCTCGGCGGTGGTTGTGAACTCGCACTTGCATGTCATATAAGATTGGCAAGTGAAAACGCAAAATTTGGTCAACCAGAAGTTAATCTTGGTATAATTCCGGGATACGGCGGCACACAAAGATTAACAAGACTGATAAATTCCGGTAGAGCAGCAGAAATGATTTTGACTGCAGATATGATTGATGCTTCTGAAGCATTACGAATGGGATTAGTAAACAAAGTTTATCCGCAAAGTGAATTACAAAGTAAAGCCTTTGAAATGGCTGCTAAGATTGCAAGCAAAGGACAGCAGGCAATTCGGTTTGCTCTCAAATCTATTAAAGTAGTTGATGAAGTATCATCACACGAAGGACAGAATATGGAGGCCGCTATGTTTGCACTCTGCTGTGGTACTGAAGATTTTAAAGAGGGAACGCAAGCTTTTTTAGAAAAAAGAAAACCAGTTTTTATACATAAATAA
- a CDS encoding alkaline phosphatase family protein: MKKLSPIKILAFTIFLNSILLFGQQTNYTILVSLDAFRWDYSDRGLTPNLDYILKNGVHALSLQPCFPSKTFPSHYSIVTGMHPENHGIIANDFTNLFTDQRYTLWDSIAKNDAKWYKGEGIWETAKRQGVMTASYFWPGSEANVDYRRPDYSKKFIYTTPYDQRINGAMEWLQLPYEKRPHLIMLYFDATDTCGHNYGPNSKEVDQAIAMEDSLIGKLFLGLQKLNLLDSTNIIIVSDHGMTKLSPERVINIDELLSEFKFKISDKGPMMFIYPEEDQKNAVYQKLKDSEKNYKVYWKKDFPDYLHYKNNPLVAEIIVLADLGYSLFNTQDIEKYSKKFPLGNHGYDPTNMDMQGIFYAIGPDFKKAFSTGTINNIDIYPLLAKLLCIFPNVNIDGKLERIEFLLK, from the coding sequence ATGAAAAAGTTATCCCCAATTAAAATTCTTGCCTTTACAATTTTCCTTAACTCCATATTGCTTTTTGGGCAACAAACAAACTATACTATACTTGTATCTTTGGATGCTTTTCGATGGGATTATTCTGATAGAGGATTAACGCCTAATTTAGATTATATATTAAAAAATGGCGTTCATGCATTATCACTACAACCGTGTTTCCCTTCAAAGACTTTTCCTAGCCATTATTCTATTGTAACAGGAATGCATCCGGAAAATCACGGAATAATTGCGAACGATTTTACTAACCTATTTACAGATCAAAGATATACTTTGTGGGATAGCATTGCTAAAAATGATGCAAAGTGGTATAAAGGAGAAGGTATCTGGGAAACTGCAAAAAGACAAGGCGTAATGACAGCTAGCTATTTTTGGCCTGGTTCTGAAGCAAATGTTGATTATAGAAGACCGGATTATTCTAAAAAATTTATTTATACAACACCGTATGATCAGAGAATTAATGGTGCAATGGAATGGTTGCAGCTTCCTTACGAGAAGCGACCTCATCTTATTATGCTCTATTTTGATGCTACAGATACTTGTGGACATAATTACGGACCAAATTCCAAAGAAGTCGATCAAGCAATTGCAATGGAGGATAGTCTTATTGGGAAACTGTTTTTAGGATTGCAAAAATTAAATTTATTGGATAGCACGAATATCATAATTGTTTCAGATCATGGAATGACTAAACTAAGTCCAGAACGAGTAATAAATATTGACGAACTGCTTTCAGAATTTAAATTTAAAATATCAGACAAAGGACCTATGATGTTTATATATCCGGAGGAAGATCAAAAAAATGCTGTTTATCAGAAGTTAAAAGACTCTGAAAAAAATTATAAAGTTTATTGGAAAAAGGACTTTCCTGATTATTTGCATTATAAAAATAATCCACTTGTAGCAGAAATTATTGTTCTAGCAGATTTAGGTTACAGCTTGTTTAATACTCAAGATATTGAGAAGTATTCAAAAAAATTTCCACTTGGTAATCACGGATATGATCCAACAAATATGGACATGCAAGGAATATTTTATGCTATCGGTCCTGATTTTAAAAAAGCATTTTCAACTGGAACAATTAATAACATAGATATTTACCCGTTACTAGCAAAATTACTTTGTATCTTTCCGAACGTTAATATTGATGGAAAGCTTGAACGAATAGAGTTTTTATTAAAATAA